The nucleotide sequence AGCGAGCCGATGAGCACGCCGATGAGGGCGTAGGAGCCCACCAGGCCGGCGACGGCCGGCTCCAGGGTCCCGATCTGGGTGGGGTCGGCGAGCAGGCCCGGCAGGACCACGCCGTAGATGACGAGGTCGTAGCCGTCGAAGAGCAGGGCGAGGCAGATGATGAACGCCACGAAGCGGGCGGTCCTCTGCTCGAGCAGCGGGTTCTCCGCGATGATGGTGTGTGGTTGGGTCATGTTCCCCGGGACCTCTCTGGGCAGCGCGTGGACAAGGCGGGAAGCGGGGGAGACCGGCGGTGCGTCCCCTGGCTGCGTCCAGCCTGGCAGAGCTGTGATCCGGGTCATATGAGGCAAAGACCCAGGGATCCACCAGGGGGTGATTCACATGTCGGAGGTATTGATGTCCTCGATCGGGTCTGTTGCGGATATGAGTCCGGGCCCGTCGTCCGCAGACGACGGGCCCGGACCGCGCCGGGTCACTGCTCCGGGGCCTGCACCTGCGTGGGGTTGAGCACGCGGGAGAGGAACGCCTGGGTGCGGGGCTCGCGGGGGTGGCGGATCACCTCGGCGGCGGGGCCCTCCTCGACGACCACCCCGCCGTCCATGAACACCACCTTGTCGGCGACGTCGCGGGCGAACTCCATCTCGTGGGTGACCACGAGCATGGTCATGCCCTCGGCGGCGAGGTTGCGCATGATGGCCAGGACGTCGCCCACCGTCTCGGGGTCGAGGGCGGAGGTCGGCTCGTCGAAGAGCATGAGGGACGGGTCCATCGACAGGGCCCGGGCGATGGCCACGCGCTGCTGCTGCCCGCCGGAGAGCTGGTCGGGGTAGTTGTCCGCCTTCTCGGCCAGGCCCACGCGCTCCAGGTTGCCGCGGGCGATCCGCTCGGCCTCGGCGCGGTCCCGCTTGAGCACCTTGAGCTGGGCCACGGTGCAGTTCTCGAGCACGTTCAGGTGCGGGAAGAGGTTGAACTGCTGGAAGACCATGCCCACGTGCCGGCGCATCCGGTCGACGTCGGCCTCGGGGTCGGTGACCTCGAAGTCGCCGATCGTGATCCGCCCCTGCTGGGGGGTCTCGAGCAGGTTGACGCAGCGCAGCAGCGTGGACTTGCCGGAGCCGGAGGGGCCGATGAGGCAGACCACCTGGCCGGCGCCGACGCTGAGGGAGATGCCCTTGAGGACCTCGAGGGAGCCGTAGGACTTGTGCAGGCCCTCGACGACGACGGAGGCCGCGTCCGCGAGGCCGTCGGCGCCGCCGGGCCCGGA is from Kocuria rosea and encodes:
- a CDS encoding amino acid ABC transporter ATP-binding protein; this encodes MSTASSPTPRSGPGGADGLADAASVVVEGLHKSYGSLEVLKGISLSVGAGQVVCLIGPSGSGKSTLLRCVNLLETPQQGRITIGDFEVTDPEADVDRMRRHVGMVFQQFNLFPHLNVLENCTVAQLKVLKRDRAEAERIARGNLERVGLAEKADNYPDQLSGGQQQRVAIARALSMDPSLMLFDEPTSALDPETVGDVLAIMRNLAAEGMTMLVVTHEMEFARDVADKVVFMDGGVVVEEGPAAEVIRHPREPRTQAFLSRVLNPTQVQAPEQ